In a single window of the Micromonospora inositola genome:
- a CDS encoding asparaginase, translating into MGKTYEGGVPLAEVVRSGFVEGLHRGSVAVLDAAGATVAGAGDGGGPIFPRSSNKPMQAIGMLRAGLPLTDPADVALVSASHAGEEFHLERVAALLRRAGLDESALHCPPDLPVGDAAREAVLRAGGGPTRIQMNCSGKHTGMLSTCLAAGWPLNGYWRPDHPLQRRLAAAIEELTGEEAAAVGVDGCGAPVLAVSLTGLARAYLRLVSAEPGTVERTVADAMRTYPELVGGTQADDTRLMRGVPGLLAKVGAEGVIAAAVPGVGAVALKIDDGAARARMPVLVSALRRLGVDAPVLTEYADVPLLGGGLPVGAVRAVW; encoded by the coding sequence GTGGGAAAGACGTACGAGGGCGGCGTGCCGCTCGCCGAGGTGGTCCGGTCCGGCTTCGTGGAGGGGCTGCACCGCGGCTCGGTGGCGGTGCTGGACGCGGCTGGCGCGACGGTGGCCGGCGCCGGGGACGGGGGCGGTCCGATCTTCCCGCGCTCGTCCAACAAGCCGATGCAGGCGATCGGGATGCTCCGCGCCGGCCTGCCGCTGACCGACCCGGCGGACGTGGCGCTGGTCTCGGCCAGCCACGCCGGCGAGGAGTTCCACCTGGAACGGGTCGCCGCCCTGCTCCGCCGCGCCGGGCTCGACGAGTCGGCGCTGCACTGCCCGCCCGACCTGCCGGTGGGCGACGCGGCCCGGGAGGCCGTGCTGCGGGCCGGCGGCGGACCGACGCGGATCCAGATGAACTGCTCCGGCAAGCACACCGGGATGCTGTCGACCTGTCTCGCGGCCGGCTGGCCGCTGAACGGGTACTGGCGGCCCGACCACCCGTTGCAGCGGCGGCTGGCCGCCGCGATCGAGGAGCTCACCGGCGAGGAGGCGGCGGCGGTCGGGGTCGACGGTTGTGGCGCGCCTGTGCTCGCCGTCTCGCTGACCGGACTGGCCCGGGCGTACCTGCGGCTCGTCTCGGCTGAGCCGGGCACGGTCGAGCGGACCGTGGCCGACGCGATGCGGACGTACCCGGAACTGGTGGGTGGCACCCAGGCCGACGACACCCGGTTGATGCGGGGCGTACCCGGCCTGCTGGCCAAGGTCGGCGCTGAGGGCGTCATCGCCGCGGCCGTCCCCGGGGTCGGCGCGGTCGCCCTCAAGATCGACGACGGCGCCGCGCGCGCCCGGATGCCCGTGCTGGTCTCCGCGCTGCGCCGGCTCGGCGTCGACGCCCCGGTCCTGACCGAGTACGCCGACGTGCCGCTGCTCGGCGGCGGCCTCCCGGTCGGGGCGGTCCGCGCCGTCTGGTGA
- a CDS encoding alpha/beta fold hydrolase, whose amino-acid sequence MTKIEVNGALLAYDEVGTGTPVLLLHAGIADRRMWREQVPALAARHRVVALDLRGYGDSELPPDPFAHHEDVVGLLDALGLDGAALVGCSFGGKVAVDTALAHPERVPALALFGAPASGHEWSEETEQLWETLVGEVDPEDFAASAAGEVRFWVVGPTRRPETVDPELIRFAQEMDQRALAAELALSAVEVGELDPPAIDRLGELRMPVLVGAGAADVPDISRLADRIAAEVPGAVRLPDVPDAAHLLPLERPEPVNAALLDFLLP is encoded by the coding sequence GTGACCAAGATCGAAGTCAACGGCGCCCTGCTCGCGTACGACGAGGTCGGGACCGGGACGCCCGTGCTGCTGCTGCACGCCGGCATCGCCGACCGGCGGATGTGGCGGGAGCAGGTTCCCGCGCTCGCCGCCCGGCACCGGGTCGTCGCTCTCGACCTGCGCGGCTACGGCGACTCCGAGCTGCCGCCGGACCCGTTCGCCCACCACGAGGACGTGGTCGGCCTGCTGGACGCGCTCGGCCTCGACGGGGCCGCCCTGGTCGGGTGCTCGTTCGGCGGCAAGGTCGCGGTGGACACCGCGCTGGCCCACCCGGAGCGGGTCCCGGCGCTGGCCCTCTTCGGCGCCCCGGCCTCCGGCCACGAGTGGTCGGAGGAGACCGAGCAGCTCTGGGAGACCCTGGTCGGCGAGGTGGACCCGGAGGACTTCGCCGCATCCGCCGCCGGCGAGGTGCGGTTCTGGGTGGTCGGCCCGACCCGCCGGCCCGAGACCGTGGACCCGGAGCTGATCCGCTTCGCCCAGGAGATGGATCAGCGGGCGCTCGCCGCCGAGCTGGCGTTGAGCGCCGTCGAGGTCGGCGAACTCGACCCGCCGGCGATCGACCGGCTGGGCGAGCTGCGGATGCCGGTGCTGGTCGGGGCCGGCGCGGCGGACGTACCGGACATCAGCCGGCTCGCCGACCGCATCGCGGCCGAGGTCCCCGGCGCGGTACGCCTGCCCGACGTCCCGGACGCCGCCCACCTGCTGCCGCTCGAACGCCCCGAACCGGTCAACGCCGCCCTGCTCGACTTCCTCCTGCCCTGA